From the Juglans microcarpa x Juglans regia isolate MS1-56 chromosome 7D, Jm3101_v1.0, whole genome shotgun sequence genome, the window ttAACTTACTCTGTTGGTTtcgttgttttgtttttcttttccaggTTAAGTGTAAGGTTGAAGGAAGAAAGGCGAAGGCTTTTTCACGGATCTGATTAAAAAAGTTGGAGATTTCCGATTGAGGAAGAGAAGATTTTTTACCTTTTAGAAACGAGTTTTTTTATGGGGCTTGGATTGCTTCGAGGTTTCTGAACTCTCTCGGTTTGTTCACTTTGTTTTACTTTTGCTCTAAAATGGGAGTGAAGGTAGCTGCGACCTGTTTGCATTGGTCACAGTCGGttcttcctcattctccttcctcatctcaaaccctagcctcagCAGTCTCATCTACGGCAGGACAACGAAACCGCCGTGGCGATGGCAGAGCTCTCGTGTGTCGCTACGTGCATAGACTGGAGCGACCCGCTCTGTTTGGAACCGCCTCGACGATGTTTTACCGGTCCCGATCTTGCGAGTTTCCGAAACCGAGAACCCGGACTCTGAAAAGAGCTTGCAGCGCCAGCTTAGACGCATTTTCGGACGAGGAATTCTCGAAGAAGATTCAGGAATTAGCACTCCGATTCCAACTTTCGGGCGACGATGAAGATAATAGTATCGCCAAGGATGATACGGAATCACAGATAGTTTCCGATTCCAGAGATATCCAGAGCATGAATAGTGCTGATAGTTTTAACAGTTTCAACAGTAGCGTCAACTTtgtacagaatcagaatcatatACTACACCCACCTTCGGAGATCGGGCCTCCTTGGGCAGAAATCCAGCGAGAGCCACCGGATTGGGCTGAAAGAGACGAAATTAACCCCGCGTGTATCGAGCGAAAGGCGAACAGCGTGGATCTTCCCCTTTCGCTTCGAATGATAAAGCGAAAGATGCAATGGCAGGAGGGGTTCAGGGAAGTAGGAGAGTCGGCTTATTGTTCGGTAAAGAAGGCCTTCTCGTCGATGGTGTTCATAATTAGAGAGCTCCAGAGCTACACGTTGCAAATGAGAGAGTTTCTGTTCTACGAAGACCTACAGGGGATTCTAGCTCGGGTTCAGAGAGAGATGCACGCTTCGTTCGTGTGGCTATTTCAGCAGGTCTTTTCTCATACTCCCACTCTGATGGTGTACGTGATGATACTCCTCGCGAATTTCTCAGTTTATTCCATGGGGCATAACAACGCTGCGTTCGCAGCCTCGCCGCCACCGGGGTCGTTTTCAACGACGACAGAGATGGCTTCGGTAGTTGAAATGGATCAGGACCATACGCACCAGAGGTTTGATTCTTCAGCAATTAAGAAGTTCTCGGTGTCGTCTTCTTCTGGGAAGACGACTTCTATCGGCGGAAACAATGGCGGCGGCGGTAACGTGCGGCCAGTGGGTAGTGGAACCGATGGCGACGGACAGTTTGACGGTTCAGATTACCACTACCGGACAATTCTGCCCGACGGGTCAACTTCTTCCCAGTTGTCCTCGTATGGGACAACCAGAGAAGCAGAGTCGGAGGCAAAGACCAGGGAAGAAGAGGTGGCTCTATGGAATTCGACAGTCGAAGAGGCTTCACAAATGCAGGACGCATTAAAGGACGACGCTCTCGATAAAGAAACCATGCAACGATTCGTTTCACCGGTGACGGCCAAGATCGAGGCGGACAACGACTACGCAGAGTACTTCAGAACAGAGCTGCACTACCAAATGGGCTTGTCCCGAGAGCCCAACAACCCTCTTCTCCTCGCAAATTTCGCTCAGTTCCTCTACCTTGTCTCGCACGATTACGACAGGTACGATATTTTTTCTTTGCGtcaatattttactaaaatttatTCTGTCTACGAGTTTGCTAGCCTAATTTTAGTCCGATTCTACCAATCGTCTTGGTGGATAGCAATCTTTGAGCGAGCTCATATCTGTCTTTGCTCATGGCTCTCACTATCCGGGATAGTCTATCTCTACCCGTCCCAAACGCagaatattctattattatttattattttattattattattcatgagAATATCTGAGATTCACTACCTAGACGGCAACCTATGAAGTCTTATGATTTCAATCCAATTTGTCGCTTTGCTTACTTTGGTTGTTGATTGGGGAGTACGTGgcctagtttgtttttgtttattggaAAATTTCACTAATCAATCCCATCCTTTTTTCTCTGTGTGAATGTGATTCTTACGTGTTTTACAACAGATATCTTCGTTCTCGTCATAAAGTTgttgacttttctttttcccaaagCCTTTAGTCATATTGTTAATTAACCCACAAAATGCTGTTTAGCATAGTAGACTAAACATATGGTTACATGAGGAGATGTAGCAGCTGTTTGACtgtgtttatgttttgtttaattcCTAAAAACAGAGCGGAGGAGTACTTTAAGAGGGCAATAAGGGTGGAGCCGCCAGATGCCGAAGCATACAACAAGTACGCGACCTTTTTATGGAGAGTGAGGAACGATTTGTGGGCTGCAGAGGAGACCTTCCTGGAAGCCATCTCGACCGATCCCAGCAACTCTTTCTATGCTGCTAATTATGCTCATTTTCTTTGGAACACTGGCGGAGAAGACACTTGTTTCCCCCTTGACCCCTCGGACACCACCCAAgaagcttgaaaaaaaaaaaaatcttttaaaaaaatattaaaaataatttcctggaaattaaaaaaaaaaaaaaagaaaaggatgggGGAAGGGGGGGATGTTCCCACCACACTTCACCATACCCGATACCAAGACcctgtttttgttttccacCTCTTTTACTCGGAATTTTGTTGCTACGAAATAAATTGTGCATAACAAATGGCAGGAGAGAAGTTGgaatttattgttgatttatATGTCcaccttgtttttcttttatattctcTCTCTTGGTTTATTTATCTGTTTATTCTGTGAGAGAAGGGGGGGCGGGGAGCGAAAATGTTGGAGTGGCATCGGAATTGGGATTTGGGAAGCGAGGGCATGTGGGGGGAGAAGTGAATTGGGCACATGCAGTGTGATACTTATGATGCAGGGCCAGATCCGAAAGGACGGCGTGTGTGGGGGCTGAGCGAGCATAGTCCTTGTACTCCTCGTGATCTATGGGCGGAACTTAGCACCAATGGGAATGCTTGCtcgggggggtgggggggggtgggggggcaTGTTTCTGCACAGATTTTTAACGCTTTTCGGTAACACAATCACATGACAAAAGTGTAATTAGCTTCCAAGTTTCATGTATGTGTTTTGCATTTTTAAATTAcagaaaaaatatacaaatataaatttgGAAACTTCAGTTGAACACAATCATTCGGaacacccccctcccccccccaaTAATTGCATTGAACTCAACAACGGTGGGTATAAATTTTAGACGGACGAtatgatattttgtaaaaaagtagaccttCCAAAAAAgacatgatattttttatattcttttagaCCGTgggattttatatatttatttatttattattataaagattGCCTAgtatatttaagatttatacaaattattattacCGTACGAATTGGCCATAGAATGGTATTTCTATGGGCAATTCGCACAATAAATCTTCCACTATAGCCTCAACATTGTCTTACATGTGACCTCTATTGTTATGATTGCAAGAATGACTTAGGGTTAGTTTGGACTggaatattttgagaatattttattattactttttacatatttttttattactatttattattatttaattattacttttcattattttttaattagttttttactATTATCCATAGAATATTTACGCAACCTTGATGACACTGGAAAATCAAGCTTTCTTTTTATAGGTTGTGGGGGAGTGGGGGGAATGGTTAAATCGAACAGACAAAATCAGCTCGATAGTGatcacaaaatagaaaaataatgagatttttattgGTGGTCGTTAGTAGCTTTAATATGGGTATAAAATCATGAGAATGATATTGCTTTCCATTCTAGAAAACACTATCGTTTTTTCATACCCTCTATGATAATCCAAGATTGATGGCGCACCAAAATGCCCCAACTGATCAGTAGATTGGCATGAATATGCACATGGTTATATAAGAATATCTTACAATGTTCCACTAATTCCAATCATGTAATAATCCTTTTGAAGTACttgcaaaaaaaacaaaaaaaaaatcattttggagtttatttcgtcttttttttttttttttaaaaaaaaaggaaactatCATCATTTATTTATCAGAG encodes:
- the LOC121239057 gene encoding uncharacterized protein LOC121239057, yielding MGVKVAATCLHWSQSVLPHSPSSSQTLASAVSSTAGQRNRRGDGRALVCRYVHRLERPALFGTASTMFYRSRSCEFPKPRTRTLKRACSASLDAFSDEEFSKKIQELALRFQLSGDDEDNSIAKDDTESQIVSDSRDIQSMNSADSFNSFNSSVNFVQNQNHILHPPSEIGPPWAEIQREPPDWAERDEINPACIERKANSVDLPLSLRMIKRKMQWQEGFREVGESAYCSVKKAFSSMVFIIRELQSYTLQMREFLFYEDLQGILARVQREMHASFVWLFQQVFSHTPTLMVYVMILLANFSVYSMGHNNAAFAASPPPGSFSTTTEMASVVEMDQDHTHQRFDSSAIKKFSVSSSSGKTTSIGGNNGGGGNVRPVGSGTDGDGQFDGSDYHYRTILPDGSTSSQLSSYGTTREAESEAKTREEEVALWNSTVEEASQMQDALKDDALDKETMQRFVSPVTAKIEADNDYAEYFRTELHYQMGLSREPNNPLLLANFAQFLYLVSHDYDRAEEYFKRAIRVEPPDAEAYNKYATFLWRVRNDLWAAEETFLEAISTDPSNSFYAANYAHFLWNTGGEDTCFPLDPSDTTQEA